The nucleotide sequence CTTGAAAGAGGGGGACAATTGAACGACGAAACAGTTGAGGATGAAAAGCAATATTTGTGTCAATATTAGAAACGTATTTTAGTGGTGCAACGCTGGGCTCGTGTTtccaggcatatgtggtgcactctgtatttgagtggtgcagCGCTGGGCTCGTattcccaggcatatgtggtgcactatctgtatttgagtggtgcagCGCGGGGCTCGTGTTCCCAGGCATATGCGGCGCACtatctgtatttgagtggtgcagCGCGGGGCTCGTGTTCCCAGGCATATGCGGCGCACtatctgtatttgagtggtgcagCGCGGGGCTCATGTTCCAAGGCATATGCGGTGCACTATCTGTATTTGAGTGGTACAGCACTAGGCTCATGTTCCAAGGCATATGTAGTGCACTATCTGTATTTGATTGGTGCAGCACTAGgctcatgttcccaggcatatgtggtgcactatctgtatttgagtggtgcagTACTAGgctcatgttcccaggcatatgtggtgcactatctgtatttgagtggtgcagTACTAGGCTCATGTTCCGAGACATATGTGGTGCGCTATCTGTATTGGAGTGGTGCAGCGCTGAGCTCGTGTTCCCAGGTATATGTAGAGTACtatctgtatttgagtggtgcaTTGCTGATCTCGTGTTCCCAGGTATATGTGGTGCACTATATGTATTTGAGTTGTGCAGCGCTGGGCTCGtgttcccaggcatatgtggtgcactaTCTGTATTTGAGTTGTGCAGCGCTGGGCTCATGTTTCCAGGCATATGTGGTGCTCtatctgtatttgagtggtgcagCACTAGgctcatgttcccaggcatatgtggtACACTATCTGTATTTAAGTGGTGCAGTGCGGGgctcatgttcccaggcatatgtggtgcactatctgtatttgagtggtgcagTGCGGGgctcatgttcccaggcatatgtggtgcactatctgtatttgagtggtgcagTGCGGGgctcatgttcccaggcatatgtggtacactatctgtatttgagtggtgcagCACTAGgctcatgttcccaggcatatgtggtacactatctgtatttgagtggtgcagCGCTGGGTTCTtgttcccaggcatatgtggtgcactatctgtatttgagtggtgcagTGCGGGgctcatgttcccaggcatatgtggtgcactatctgtatttgagtggtgcagCGCTGGGTTCTTGTTCCAAGGCATATGTGGTGCACtatctgtatttgagtggtgcagCGCTGGGCTCATGTTtccaggcatatgtggtgcactatctgtatttgagtggtgcagTGCGGGgctcatgttcccaggcatatgtagtgcactatctgtatttgagtggtgcagCGCTGGGCTCGTGTTCCTAGGCATATGTGGTGCACtatctgtatttgagtggtgcagTGCGGGgctcatgttcccaggcatatgtggtgcactatctgtatttgagtggtgcagCGCTGGGTTCTTGTTCCAAGGCATATGTGGTGCGCtatctgtatttgagtggtgcagCGCTGGGCTCATGTTTCCAGGCATATATAGTGAACtatctgtatttgagtggtgcagCGCTGGGCTCATGTTtccaggcatatgtggtgcactaTCTGTATTTGAGTGGGGCAGTGCGGGGCTCATGTTTCCAGGCATATGTAGTGCACtatctgtatttgagtggtgcagCGCTGGGCTCGtgttcccaggcatatgtggtgcactatctgtatttgagtggtgcagCGCTGGGCTAatgttcccaggcatatgtggtgcactatctgtatttgagtggtgcaACACTGGGTTCTTGTTCCAAGGCATATGTGGTGCACtatctgtatttgagtggtgcagCGCTGGGCTCATGTTTCCAGGCATATGTAGTGCACtatctgtatttgagtggtgcagCGCTGGGTTCTTGTTCCAAGGCATATGTGGTGCTCTATCTGTATTTGAGTAGTGCAGCGCTGAGCTCATGTTCCCAGGTATATGTGGTGCACtatctgtatttgagtggtgcagCGCTGGGCTCATGTTTCCAGGCCTATGTGGTGCACtatctgtatttgagtggtgcagCGCTGAGCTCATGTTCCCAGGTATATGTAGTGCACTATCTGTACTTGAGTTGTGCAGCGCTGGGCTCATGTTCCCAGGTATATGTGGTGCACtatctgtatttgagtggtgcagCGCTGGGTTCTTGTTCCAAGGCATATGTGGTGCGCtatctgtatttgagtggtgcagCGCTGGgctcatgttcccaggcatatgtgttgcactatctgtatttgagtggtgcagCGCTGAGCTCATGTTCCCAGGTATATGTAGTGCACTATCTGTATTTGAGTTGTGCAGCGCTGGgctcatgttcccaggcatatgtggtgcactatctgtatttgagtggtgcagCACTAGgctcatgttcccaggcatatgtggtACACTATCTGTATGTGAGTGGTGCAGTGCGGGgctcatgttcccaggcatatatggtgcactatctgtatttgagtggtgcagCGCTGGGCTCATGTTtccaggcatatgtggtgcactaTCTGTATTTGAGTGGTTTAGCGCTGGGCTCATGTGCCCAGGCCTATGTGGTGCACTATTTGTATTTGAGTGGTGCAGGGCTGGGTTCATGTGCCCAGGCCTGTGTGGTGCACTATCTGTATATGAGTAGTGCAGTGCTTAGCTCATGTTCCTCGGCATATGTGGTGCACTGTCTGTATTTGAGTGGTACAGTGCTCAgctcatgttcccaggcatatgtggtgcactgTCTGTATTTGAATGGTGCAGCGCTGGgctcatgttcccaggcatatgtggtgcactaTTTGTATTTGAGTGATGAAGCATTCAGCTCATGTTCCCTGGGCATATGTGGTGCACTATCTGTATTTGAATGGTACAGTGCTTTGCTCATGTTCCCAGGCAATTGTGGTGCACtatctgtatttgagtggtgcagTGCTTAGCTCATGTACCCAGCCATATGTGGTGCAATGTCTGTATTTGAATGGTGCAGCACTGGgctcatgttcccaggcatatTTGGTGCACTATTTGTATATGAGTGGTGAAGCGCTCAGCTCATGTTCACTGGGCTTTTGTGGTGCACTATCTGTATTTGAATGGTACAGTTCTTAGCTCATGTTCCTAGGCAAATGTAGTGCACTGTCTGTATTTGAGTGGTGCCGCGCTGTCCTCGTATTTCCGGGTATATGTGGTGCCCTgtctgtatttgagtggtgcagTGCTTAGTtcatgttcccaggcatatgtggtgcactgtctgtatttgagtggtgcagCACTGTCctcatgttcccaggcatatgtggtgcactatctgtatttgagtggtgcagTGCTTAGCTTatgttcccaggcatatgtgg is from Palaemon carinicauda isolate YSFRI2023 chromosome 13, ASM3689809v2, whole genome shotgun sequence and encodes:
- the LOC137651441 gene encoding sericin 1-like translates to MNPALHHSNTNSAPHRPGHMSPALNHSNTDSAPHMPGNMSPALHHSNTDSAPYMPGNMSPALHHSHTDSVPHMPGNMSLVLHHSNTDSAPHMPGNMSPALHNSNTDSALHIPGNMSSALHHSNTDSATHMPGNMSPALHHSNTDSAPHMPWNKNPALHHSNTDSAPHIPGNMSPALHNSSTDSALHIPGNMSSALHHSNTDSAPHRPGNMSPALHHSNTDSAPHIPGNMSSALHYSNTDRAPHMPWNKNPALHHSNTDSALHMPGNMSPALHHSNTDSAPHMPWNKNPVLHHSNTDSAPHMPGNISPALHHSNTDSAPHMPGNTSPALHHSNTDSALHMPGNMSPALPHSNTDSAPHMPGNMSPALHHSNTDSSLYMPGNMSPALHHSNTDSAPHMPWNKNPALHHSNTDSAPHMPGNMSPALHHSNTDSAPHMPRNTSPALHHSNTDSALHMPGNMSPALHHSNTDSAPHMPGNMSPALHHSNTDSAPHMPWNKNPALHHSNTDSAPHMPGNMSPALHHSNTDSAPHMPGNKNPALHHSNTDSVPHMPGNMSLVLHHSNTDSVPHMPGNMSPALHHSNTDSAPHMPGNMSPALHHSNTDSAPHMPGNMSPALHHLNTDSVPHMPGNMSLVLHHSNTDRAPHMPGNMSPALHNSNTDSAPHMPGNTSPALHNSNTYSAPHIPGNTRSAMHHSNTDSTLHIPGNTSSALHHSNTDSAPHMSRNMSLVLHHSNTDSAPHMPGNMSLVLHHSNTDSAPHMPGNMSLVLHQSNTDSALHMPWNMSLVLYHSNTDSAPHMPWNMSPALHHSNTDSAPHMPGNTSPALHHSNTDSAPHMPGNTSPALHHSNTDSAPHMPGNTSPALHHSNTECTTYAWKHEPSVAPLKYVSNIDTNIAFHPQLFRRSIVPLFQV